A window of Castanea sativa cultivar Marrone di Chiusa Pesio chromosome 8, ASM4071231v1 genomic DNA:
GAATATTTTCAATCATAAATTCAGTGAAAACTTAATTTCACGATTAAACATAAAAtagcagaaaaagaaaattttacaaaagactgattgattttgtacattgaaaaggaaattaTTGCAAATTTAGTAAATAATCTATTATAGATTGATTTCCTGATTTGAAAAGGAGATTCCATTTTAAGAAATGATTGGTTTAAAATGTATTGAGGaagtcttttcttttataatatttaatatttaatatttaattaacattaaatggatattaattttattttcatagtatatttttcattttgtgaattctattttattttcccaagtttttgttggaaaacatagttttgcatctcatacaaaaacaTGCAACGGAAATAAATGAATCTATTTCGTTCATGTGAGATAACATAGAAtatctatattttaaaaacaaaaaacaagaaggCATATCTTGATGcagtaaaattcaaaaaacaaataaagattgAACTTGGAAGACTTCAAATAATATAACAGCTttatgttatcattattttagataataaaatggATTTACTCATGTTAcctttattttagataataaaacaactttattacttataacataattatacaataggattttaggACACTAATCCTAAAAGTTTTGACCCCTAAAACTATAATCTGGGTTTTGTGCAACAATAACACAAACAGGTAGAAGCAAACTGCATACCCTGTCCTCCGAAACACAACTTGATACTAGTTCTGCTAAACCAGGCAAAGTATGCTCATTTGTGATCAATCACTGACTGATTGAGTCGATACTGGACATTCTTCGGTAGCAAATCTAAACTTTAAGAAAAGCTCAAAAGCGGCTCATCCTTGGAAACACAACTTGATACTAGTTCTGCTAAACCAGGCAAAGTATCCTCATTTGTGATCAATCACTAACTGATTGGTTGATACTGGACATTCTTCGGTAGCAAATCTAAACTTTAAGAAAAGCTCAAAAGCCGCTCATCATTAATATGCTAGGTTACATGTTCCATCTTAAAAATGGCTTGGTTACTTGGAATCGTAAACATGGCACCCATCATTTTTCTGTGACCATGCACTGGATTACATGAATAAATCATCCAACCAAgcaaaaataaaccaaaacatGACATACTCAGGCGGGGGAGACAGACAGAGACAGAGAAtcctgggttttttttttttttttttttgtatagcaTTACAAACCAGAAAAATTGGTTTGCATTAATGGTGCTTGTATTAGTTTGCACCAGCGTATCACATGTGCGCGTAAAAAGAAAGCGATCAAATATGAACCAAAATATATTTGATCAAAATAGGAGTGTCCAGTGGATGCTATGAGCTAAGAGCGCGCCTTAATTTTAAAGCTCATACATGTAATGATGAATAAAAAGATAAGTATATGCAACATAGGGGTGTGTGACTAAAAGCACCTCagcaaaacccaacaaaaaaggGGTCATCCAAGCCCTGCTAAACTGATGTGACTTGGGGCTTTTGTAATTTCTCTTCTTTATACAGCAACCGCCTCTTGTTTGAGCCATATCCTTGATACTGGTATATAATGCTGTAAAGACACTGCCGCAGGCACATTACCTCAAATGTTTCTATAAACCTCAAATCTGTTTCCCTAGATTTCACGCCAGCAAAATGTTTGTACTCCTCAAACACAGATGACAAACACCAATTCTGAAATTTTCTCAGGCAACCAACAAGACAACCTGTCCGATGctgcagggaaaaaaaaatgaatatactgttaatttttttctcttgtttcttgggtcaaataaaaaaaggttaaacCCTTCAAAAGAGATCTTCCGAGAACATAAAAGAAGAATGATGAGAAGATGTGACATGTGTCAATAGAACAGCTTCTTCTTTAGAAAGCCATTAGAGTAAGAGTTGATACAAACAACTAAGCAATCTTTTCATAAATTATTAACAGGTAGGAGAGACCAAAGGGGTGGGCTGAAATCATCCGATAACAATCCTTTAACAGCAGAGCCCCAAGTTACAAAGGTAATAGTAATGATAGCAAAATGAAATAGAATAGTTCTTtctttgttaattaattaattttttccatgGAAGGAATAACTAACAATAGGCTAATGCAGAAGTTGAACAGAGGAGAAAATTCCTCTAAGAAAATAAAGTAATGAAAGAAGGACCAACCatatagtaatttttattgaaattccTCCAGAGGGTCAATTTGATCAATGAAGAATGAACCGGTTGCAAAATCAAATTCAGAAGAGATATCATTTTGATATTAATGTCTCTCTATGCTGTTACAGCAGAAACTTTTGCCTAGATTAATAAGTTACTTGTACGAATACTGATCACAATAACTTCCCACTAGttagcttatttttaatatGGATCATTACAACTGGCTAACAAAGACAATTTCAAGAGatggaaaactaaaaaatagaTGTGAACCATACCTTTCCACGCTTACAATGGATCAAAACTGGATGATTTCTCACATCtggaaacaccaaaaaaaaaaaaaaagaggagagtaagaaatacaaaatcaaatgaAGTACTGAAACAAGGatctaaataattataatgaaaatttaatttgaaaattttcagatcATAATCCACTACCAATTAAGACTTTCAGAGCCTCCATGATAGTATCCTTGGGAATAGATACACAAGGCTCCTGCAAATGCAATGGTTATAAGCAAATTAGCAATATAGttaacaaagaaaaactatGCCCATTATCCCACCAGATGACATTAGCATCCATACTAACAGCTGTGACAATCTGTGGTGGCCTCTAGAAAGAGTCACAAtcttaccaaatttttttttttataaaaaaaggcCTAATATAAAAGCATggttaaataaactaaaattaaattagTATGACCCTGACACTTCAGCACACAGCACATAAAGCTGCACATTTAGAAAAGTTATTTAATAACCATCATGAACTGCattcctgttttttttttatttttttttatttttttttcctcaggGTCGAAACATAAAgctccttttatttttcttggtcATACACTAACATTAATTGACAAGTACTTAGCCACtcaatatatgattttttatatttgataagtcacttgataaatatatgaataaacgGAAAGAATAcagaaaatcaaaatagaaTCATGATTTCCAAGATATGCTTGCACCAAATCTCCCCCTTAGACTATAACTgctattttgttgttttttgtaaTTACTATTTCATATAAGAGACCACTACAACTAACAGTCCACAACCATAATCTCTGACTTCTAATACTTGAAAAGACACATCGACAAATGTTTctatttaacttcttttttttttttttttttcaacaaaaatattccaaatcaaattattcgtcttctttttcctttttttttttttttttctatcagtAGCAGCCAACTAACAATACATTATTAAGTTCATATAACCTTTCAAAATAACCATCTAATAAAGATCAATAAAGTCTAAACTAATTATTAAGTTCAAAAAAAGAATCTTGGGACAAAATCCTATAGATATTTTGCTTAAAACAATTGTCAGGGTCAAATTCCAGCATGAAATTCcctctacaaaaaaaaagaaaagaaaagaaaaaagaaaaagaatggcaGCATGAAATCGATAATTAACTATAGTgcatattacaaaattttcagcaTTGTCAAAAAAATCTACAACTAATATGTTATGTGAAATACCAAAAGAATAGCACAAAATTCCAAATCAAAACGCATGCATACATCAACTTGTGCAAATTAATATATTGACATTAAACAAATTTTGCATATTGATATTACAACAAATAATTCCAACTTCATAAAACACATACACTTTTCACCAAAGAAAGTTGAGAGATTATACCGTCTTGCCCTCAATTCCAAACTGAAAGAGCCGAATATTCCGAGACTGAAGAAACTCCAAGTTCTCTTCTGGGTAAGGCTCTGGACACAAGTATCTGCTCCATGTTCCAATCACACAAGTCAAAACTCTTTcttgcaaaagaaaaatgataaaaagataCTAACACATCACCCCATGTTTGTTTCTCGAGTAAGTTcaagaaaaactcaattttcGTCAAAGACATTAGCAATAACAACCTCTgcctaagaaaaaaataattaagattgTGTATtctttacttctttttctttatttttctctcaaacTTTTTCTAAGCGACTAAAAAATctccaaagaagaaaaaataaatctcgaaaatctcttttttttcaagtcaaaaTTTCCTATCAACAAAACAAACTCCAAGAACTTCTACAAACATCGAAATATTGTTTTGTTTCCCATCAAAACTTCCTATCAACCAATCAGACTCcagaaaattctaaaattttaaacagaattattattattaatatttatttaaaacaaaacccgaagcaaaaaagaaaataaaagaaagaaagagaaaaagaaatattctttaaaaattttcttatgaaACAAACAAACCCTTCAAAAACAACGTTAAAAACTCAACATTGGATACATAAATACATAGATAtacagaaggaaaaaaaaaaaagcatacatGATGGATCGAAGATTGAGTGTAtcaaggaaaggaaaattgTCAGGTTGAGGAAAGCCCGATCTGAAAATGCCGTCCTCCACCATTGAGAAATTCGACGGAGGCACCAATACCACGTcgctctcttcctcttccactATCAGTCCCATATCGATTTCTTCCTCTAACAAATcgaaagaatgaaagaaacagagatcccaaaaacaaaaattgatggGTTTCTAAATTCTAACTAATGTGAATGCAGGTtaaagaaattgaagaagaaatataaaggaagaagaaaaagaagaggtcATGGTTGGCTTGAGAGATAGAGAAACAACGCCGATGTTTGTTAGGATTCTCCTCAGTTTCTGTTTCGGATTCCAACTCTCTTCTgtttctgtgtttgtgtttgtgtttctgtGCGCGTGTCATTAAATATTGTTACGTGGCTGACCCTGGCtgctattattattttattttatttttttgttttttgtttgagagATAGAGAAACAACGccgttgttttttgtttttttataacaaGTGGGAAACCAGGGGTCAGGTCAGACCAATCAAGAAGCTTTTGACTGAcagtaattaatttaattttcttagcttataaaaaaaaagaaaaaaaacttttgattttttttttcttaaaatggaaTTTTAAATTGTGAAGTTTTTTACAATCCATTGTTTTGACCAATTCTTGTTAGTTTTTTATGGGAACTAAAAAATTGAACCGCCTCCAATTTGCCTACAAGAGTCGTCCAAAGCCAAGGGCCAACCCAGTACAAGAAGATCGTCTATAAGTAGAAGGTCGTCCATGTCCAGAAGGGTCATCTATCAAGAAAGCGTCTGGACGATCTCCCAACACTTGGGGAATTTCTAGAAATGGGTTTATCTACATAAGCTTGAAATTTGGATCACGTGGTATTATTTTGAGACATGAACAAGATCCTTATTCATCGCTATAACTTCTTAATaagtacttaacttccaatgacagttgtagaagataagattGAATATTCTAAGTTCtatagcagttgtggaagttttgtctgaaccttctaacttccacaaatattggagaagttactaaacaagtaaccGCTCCAAAACTCACTTTATAAGGACTTATCCACATCAAATCGAATTTTTCACTACTCCTaaaaaattggaattcttgagttctaagagaaaaaactaatttaagcATTTGAGGGTTTTTAGCCGGATCAACCCGGTCTCCTTTGatcttgtatctttttcttttcaggcTTTCCAAGCAACCACTGGCCCATTGAAGTTCggagcattcagcctactgattttctgtgTATTATCAGTTAGCACCATTTATGGGAAGATTAAGTTTGCATATTGCAATTTATCTTCTTTCGAAAAAAGGCTGCATGGTTCAAACAAGATCAATGGCCACTTGCCCAGGCCATCAGGAGAGTGGGAACGCTTCTATTCATCCTAACCGTGCTTACCAGTCAAAACCTGTTATGCAATCGCCTTCCGTCCAACAAATACAGTCCATGGCTGCTACCATGGCAAAGTTAACTCGTCAGAATCAAGAGTTGACCCGGAAGGTTAACCAAAGGAGGCAATGTCATGAACGATACACAAAAGGGAAAGCTTAGAGTTAAGAAGATAGAGGAGATGTTGAGCACGAAAGCCATTTAAGGGGCAACGCTTCACGAAGGGTGCCACATTTGGAGAAGGAGATGGATCAAATAAGGAAGGTCGTGGACGAaatgagggagaacatgagaAGGACGAATCTCGTAGAAGATTTAGTTCATTGAATTGATTTCCCTTTCgtggcttccatcaacagtcatcccctacctattaagttcaagatgccttccTTGGACTCATATGATAGAATGCGCGGCCCATGTAATCATATTGCTACCATCAAGACTACAATGCACCTTCAAGGGATTCTagacgagattatgtgtagGGCCTACCTTACCACCCTCAAAGGGCCAACacgagtgtggttcagcaagataccTCCAAATATTGTGAGTTCTTTCAAagaattgagtaagttgtttgtcaacaattttatCGGAAAACAAAGGCATAAGTGTTCCTCGTCCAGCCTGTTAACCATAGAAcaaggggaaaatgaaagcTTGCAGTCCTTCATTACTCGTTTCAATAAGGAAGCCCTGACAGTGGACGAGAaggatgacaagttgttattggcagCCTTCCATAATGGAGTCAATTTCGATTTATTCATCCATAAGCTCAATGAGTAAGAGCCTCAAACCATGgctgaactcgtccattcagcCTAAAGCtttatgaatgctgaggatgtaatcatagccaagaagaggaagaaagctGAACGAATGGAAGCAAATCTCCTACGTCATCCTGAACAAGGTCCTCGTCCAGAGAAGGCCTGgacaagagagaagaagatCAAGACAACAGGAAGGCAGGTTCATCTTCAAGAAGGAGTCAGCACTACACACCTTTGAATGCTCCACTTGATTAAGtacttatgcaaatcaaggatgacaCATCCTTGAAGTGGACAGAGAAGATTAAGGGAGATCCCAATAAGCGTAATAAGAacatgttaggatgtgtgcctttaaatcctattatatgatgctatgtattttattatgtatgacattgtgtatgacttaatgttgtgtttaataaaattgttttgttattatataaaaatttaatggtaacatgaatattgggacattattatatagtccatgagatgcatagtatgtgatttatgtgaaaagtcacagaagatataaatttcaagttctttgtaaactcataattttagttcgtagtcggtgatgaaattgggcatttcatctgcaaagactataacatatctactaaaatgatttgtcttgatcatggaaatggagatttctagttgatatgttgatatgttttaagagttaaaacatattgaactggaccggtgtgagatttcttattctcctaacgactgtcaaatgaataataaactcacgacttataattgcatgaactcttaatcctgagagaataatggacttgatcatgaggtgtaggttgctttgatataccaggagtgagatctagagttatggtcaaaacctcagtatgttgggcaaccacatttaatgttgatggaacatatattctcaagatggaattcatagtttcttaacttagatacaaaatattcccttgagataagtttaatgggtttgttattcagaatgttaggcctaactactttagtaaatagttactagagtatatatttatgaaattggattttataaatatatgatgaataacttaaaggattaaaccaagtactcaaggataagatgtagtaatttacaaagtggcagtctacattcatgattttatgttactacgaatattttatgaaggggttgcatgtacaataaagtcttaggatataatttataaataaggcctagagtgcaactatatttatatagtgatattaaatatagttaatggtaactttggacttgtcaagagttgacagaaaagcccaaggcccattggagctagtgtcttattggtcccttttggtctcactccaagccacacacttaagctcaATTAGAAAGgtccaaaaggccagcccaattagataatcggttagacacaaagggagaaacatacagaattttctttAGAGAATTAAGAGAATACAATTGCGAAGTGGTGCATGTTAGTGTTAGATACTTTGACATTTCTCCCTTtggaattgattgagagaccacacatcttgggcgttagtggaattggagtgaagattgaaagtgttcccaagtgcttctgatcttcggttttgaaattcaccgctttaaggtacactctcttgttttcaaattctgaaacttatatagtacatgttaacttttataaaagaagtagatttgtttgttttccGCTGCGcgcatgcatatttccatcaaatggtatcagagcgatcttcatttcgtatctgtttaacatgttttgagttttggaattgttgacaatagtttcatgttgttagaaaatatttttctgcaTGGTCATTggaattattgtttgataaaaactaattttgatgttatgatgttgtttaattttttagtttaaatatgttaaacagaactttatggctatagcatcaatgaatttcagttttgatatcaatttctgTTCATTATGATCATAtaatggttgttttgttcatgaaaacgttgaaaaactgttttttggattttttggaaACTTTGAAATTCGCGacgctcaatcgatcgagcatcGATTGAGCTTCGTGCAATTGATTCTTGATcaatcgagaatctgtcgaggagCGATCGAGCTGACAGAagatttctcgatcgatcgagcatctgttgagaatcgatcgagcttcaTAGAACTTTTTCTCGATCAATTGAGAATCTATCAAGGATTGATTGGGCAACTagaacttttctcgatcgatcgaggactgtggattcagaatttttcctaagtgtttttacatatataaagagcaaggcaatgtgtaattagtttatacatgttttaaatttaaaaaccttcattttaaaacatctagtgggagagagatacaagggttggatctcacgacCTCCATTGTTgattcatagtagtgtgaaatatatgctttgtctttgcctcgagctcagcattccatgcggagagtatttatttcatggtcctacaagattgaatttcttggtttatagtggtttgatcaaacgcCTTATCTTaacttcgagctttgcattctatgcggagggtgtttgtatcatggtactacaaaataattctgt
This region includes:
- the LOC142606668 gene encoding inositol diphosphatase DSP5-like isoform X1 translates to MGLIVEEEESDVVLVPPSNFSMVEDGIFRSGFPQPDNFPFLDTLNLRSIIYLCPEPYPEENLEFLQSRNIRLFQFGIEGKTEPCVSIPKDTIMEALKVLIDVRNHPVLIHCKRGKHRTGCLVGCLRKFQNWCLSSVFEEYKHFAGVKSRETDLRFIETFEVMCLRQCLYSIIYQYQGYGSNKRRLLYKEEKLQKPQVTSV
- the LOC142606668 gene encoding inositol diphosphatase DSP3-like isoform X2, with amino-acid sequence MGLIVEEEESDVVLVPPSNFSMVEDGIFRSGFPQPDNFPFLDTLNLRSIIYLCPEPYPEENLEFLQSRNIRLFQFGIEGKTM